The Pseudoalteromonas tunicata genome segment ATAATTTATTTGTTGAAACGATTACCGCCCATTGCTCTTCTTCAAGCTTGCGAAAAGAACAATTTAAAGCTGAACAAAGTATTGAAGAAAACTTACTGAGGTTGATTAGCAGCTTTATAGAGTTAGTTTTTTCACCCGAAGCGTTGAGAGTTTACGACACTTGTGTAGCACATAAAGAGGATTATCCAGAGCTCGGTTTACTGTTTTTTGATGCAGCGCCAAAAGTGGTTTTACAGCAAGTCGAAGAATGTATTCGTTGCATGAGTGAGCAGGGATTATTAGTTGTTGATAACCCACAATTTGCGACTTTACAGTTACTTGGCATGGCCCAAGGTGATTGGAAAATGCGCCATGCTTTAGGGCAA includes the following:
- a CDS encoding TetR/AcrR family transcriptional regulator, with product MALSTLSRSEQKRLQIIAAATQLFMIQGFPNTSMDQIAKQAGVSKQTVYSHFKDKNNLFVETITAHCSSSSLRKEQFKAEQSIEENLLRLISSFIELVFSPEALRVYDTCVAHKEDYPELGLLFFDAAPKVVLQQVEECIRCMSEQGLLVVDNPQFATLQLLGMAQGDWKMRHALGQAKLDERPSAAYLQDCVTRFIKGYS